Sequence from the Rhodohalobacter sp. 614A genome:
CCGAATTGTATGGCAGGAGCTCTCAAGAATTAATAAGTCAATCAGAGAGGGAGAGTTTTTTGTGAATGAGATTCTGACCACCGGATTTGAAAAAGCCAAAGAGAAAGGAAAAATTCACTTTATGGGGCTTTTTTCTGATGGCGGAGTTCACAGCAATAACGAGCATCTGTATGCACTTCTCAAAATGGCTGAGAAGTATGGCATCGATAATGCGTATGTCCATGCATTTACCGATGGACGAGATACCTCCCCAAATGGCGGCGCTGAGTACCTGAAACAATTTGAGCAAAAAGCTGAAGAAATTGGTGTTGGCACAATCGCTTCAATTGTTGGGCGATATTACGCAATGGATCGTGATAACCGCTGGGAGCGAACCCAACAAGCCTACGATCTCCTGATTCACGGCAAGGGAACAGAAGTTGACCAGGCTTCTGAAGTTTTCGAAAGAAGTTATGCGAATGATATTACCGATGAGTTCCTGATGCCACATCGGATCAAAACTTCTGAGAACAGCCGAATCGAAAAAGGTGATGTACTGATCTTCTTTAATATCCGGGGAGACCGGGCGCGCCAGATCACAAAAGCTCTCTTCCGTTTTGATGAGATTCCATTTGAAACTGAAGATCTTGATCTCCACTATATTACTTTTACCGACTACGACGACACATTCAACTCCTTTACACATGTTGCTTTTCCTCCTAACCGCCTGAAAAATACAATTGGCGAATATGTGAGCAAGCAGGGATTGAAACAGTTACGCATAGCTGAAACTGAAAAATATCCGCATGTAACGTATTTCTTCAATGGAGGGGTTGAAACTCCAAACGAAGGAGAAGATCGGATTTTAGTACCAAGTCCAAAGGTTGCAACATACGATTTACAACCGGAAATGAGTGCCCCCGAAGTTGGTGACAAACTGGTTGAAGCTCTTAAAAAAGATTACAGCCTGGCGATTTTAAATTTTGCCAATCCGGATATGGTTGGCCACACAGGCATTATGGAAGCTGCCGTTAAAGCTATCGAAACCGTTGACAAACAACTGAAACGTGTTACAGAAACAGCTGTGGAAAATGGATTTGAAGTGCTCATCATTGCCGACCATGGAAATGCAGACTGTATGGTCCAGCCGGATGGAAGCCCTCACACGGCACATACAACGGTTCCTGTGCCTGTTGTTTTAGTAACGGATCGCAATGTTTCACTAAAAAATGGAATACTCGCCGATGTTTCTCCAACTCTTCTAAAAATAATGGGTTTGGAGCAGCCTGAAGAAATGACCGGTACTCCTCTCTTCTAATATTACCCGTCAGGAATTCAGGAAATTTTAAATTCCTGTTTCAATTGTTTGCATTTGCATTTTCACCATACTACTTTCGTAGGTGAATGAACTAAAAAACTACTTCACTCGTTACGCTAAAAAAGTTAGCAACGACAAATCTTTTAGGTCCCGCTATGGAGGGTAATTTTTCAAGTAAAGTTCGTGATGTAATTCAATTCAGCCGTGAAGAGGCACTCCGGTTAGGCCATGATTATATTGGCACGGAACACCTCATTCTGGGAATCGTGCGATTAGGTGATGGAGTTGCCATTCGCATCCTGAAAAATCTGAATTGTGATCTGTTTAAATTAAAAAAGACAATTGAGGATACTGTCCGTGGTACCGGAGGAACGGTAACCGTTGGGAACATTCCGCTCACCAAACAAGCCGAGAAGGTTTTAAGAATTACCTATCTCGAAGCAAAACTATATAAAAGTGATACAATAGGTACTGAGCACCTCCTTTTATCTCTGCTTAGAGATGAGGAAAATATTGCTGCTCAAATTCTACAACAGTTTAGTGTTTCGTATGACGCTGTCCGTGAAGAACTGGATATGATCATCTCCGGGAATACCCGCGATACCGATCAAAGCGACGCCCGTACGGCGAGTTCTTCTACTCCACCGTCATCATCCAAAGGTTCACAATCATCCGGTAGCTCCAGAGAAAAGAAAATGGAAAAGTCAAAAACACCTGTACTCGACAATTTTGGCAGAGATCTTACACAACTCGCTGAGGATGGCAAGCTTGACCCTATCATTGGTAGGGAAAAGGAAATTGAGCGTGTGGCCCAGGTTCTGAGCCGCCGCAAAAAGAACAACCCCGTTCTTATTGGAGAACCGGGAGTTGGTAAAACTGCAATCGCCGAGGGATTGGCTTCAAGAATTGTGGAAAGAAAAGTTTCCAGAGTTCTTTACGACAAGCGGGTGATTGCACTTGATCTGGCTGCTCTTGTAGCCGGAACCAAATACCGCGGCCAATTCGAAGAACGAATGAAGGCGGTTATGAGTGAATTGGAAAAAACCGATAATGTTATTCTGTTTATCGATGAACTCCATACCATTGTAGGTGCCGGTGGTGCAAGCGGTTCGCTTGATGCATCCAATATGCTGAAGCCGGCTCTTGCCCGTGGTGAAGTTCAGGCGATTGGTGCTACAACTTTGAATGAGTACCGGCAGTATATCGAGAAAGATGGTGCTCTCGAACGGCGGTTCCAGAAAATTATGGTTGATCCAACCACGCTTGATGAAACGCTCGAAATTCTTAATCAAATTAAAGGGAAGTACGAGAAACATCATAGCGTTCAATATGATGACGCGGCAATTGAGGCTTGCGTGAAACTGACTGACCGATATGTAACCGATCACTTCCTCCCCGATAAAGCTATTGATGCGCTTGATGAGGTTGGTGCACGTGTTCACTTGTCGAACATCACGGTGCCGGACCATATTCTTTCCCTCGAAGAGGAGATCGAAAAAACCAGCCAGGAGAAAAACTCCATGGTTAAAAAACAACGGTTTGAAGAAGCCGCCCGATTGCGGGATTCTGAAAAACGGCTGATCGAAGAGCTCGAACAAGCTCAAAAAGAGTGGGAAAAAGAATCCGAACACATTGTTTATGATGTAACTGAAGAAGATGTTGCCTCTGTAGTTGCTATGATGAGTGGTGTTCCGGTCAACAAAATCAGCCAGAAAGAAGGTCAGAAGCTTCTCAAAATGCGGGAAGAACTCGGCAAGAATATTGTTGGTCAGGATGAAGCAATCGTAAAACTTACAAAAGCTATCCAGCGAACGCGGGCCGGCCTGAAAGATCCGGCGCGGCCGATCGGTTCATTTATTTTCCTTGGACCAACCGGCGTAGGAAAAACGGAAATGGCCAAAGTATTAGCAAAATATCTGTTCGATAAGGATGAAGCCCTCATTCGAATTGATATGAGTGAGTACATGGAGAAATTCAGTGTATCCAGATTAGTGGGTGCGCCTCCCGGATATGTTGGTTATGAAGAAGGTGGAATTTTAACCGAGAAAGTTCGCAGAAAGCCATATAGCGTTGTTCTTCTTGATGAAATTGAAAAAGCACACCCGGATGTATTTAACATTCTTCTGCAGGTGCTGGATGATGGAATTCTTACTGACAGCCTTGGACGAAAAGTCGATTTCCGAAATACCATTATTATCATGACATCCAACATTGGTGCGCGTGATATTCGAAATATGGGTCAAGGGATCGGGTTCTCTGCCGGCGACAGCGCGTTCGACTACGCACAGATGAAATCAACCATCCAGGATGCTCTCAAAAAAGTCTTTAATCCGGAGTTTTTGAACAGAATTGATGATGTTTTAACATTCAAACCACTGGAAAAAGAAGACATCTTCAAGATCATCGACATCCTTTCTGACGAACTCTTCGTAAGAATCCGGAATCTTGGATATGAACTTGAGCTCACAAAAGGAGCCAAAGATTTTATATCTGACAAAGGATTTGATCAGAAATTTGGTGCACGTCCTCTGAAAAGAGCTATTCAAAAATATGTTGAAGATCCGCTTGCGGAAGAACTGCTTGGTGTAGATCACCCGGCAGGGTCTGTCATCAAAATTAAGATGAACAAATCACGCGACGGACTTGAGTTCGACTGGACGGAACCTGAAACATCCGAACCGTCATCATCCGCTAGCAATAGTGATGAAGACAATTCTCCTTCGGAAGAATCTGAACAGGAAGCAAAAGCCTGACACAGGGAATTAAATAGCTAAGAATAGAAAAAAGCACGTGGCCCATCAGTCACGTGCTTTTTTTATTACCCTCCATTAAAGAAGGGTGCATTCAAAAAGAGACTCCAACAAAAAGCCTGCGATTTAAACCTTCAATTTCATATTTAGCTCCATTTTTTGCTAAATCGAGCCGATTTGCATCTAATGTGGAAATGGAAAAAGGCACCTCCTGTCTCGCTATTTCTCTCGCAGATATGCTAACCGCAGTGATTTCCGGTTCACTAATCTCTATTCCATTCTGGGTTCCGCCCAAAGCGATAATCGTTTGACTCCCAGGATCATACCCTGCAAAAATGATTGAACTTCTTGATGAGGCACTACCAACACGGCCACCATCGGGAATTTCGTAAACCTGTACCCTTCCACTTGAGTAGATTGTGAGATGCGATGCGTTTTCATTCAATGTGGCACCGACTAAATTTTCATCTGACTCAATGTCAAAAATCTCATTTCCAAACCTGTCAAATATTGCAATTCTGCTTCCACCTCCTCCATTCAATAAAATCGTGATAAAAGAGCCGTCATCACTCACGCGTAGATTCTGAATCTCTTCAGTTCTGCTGTTAAAAAAGACCTCGGTATTTCTATCTCCATAGACCAGCTGGGCTCTGGAACCGGTCTGCGAACCAAAAGAAATAACCGGATTATAAAGCACAATGGTATTCCCAGATGCATCTGCTGCTAATTGAGATTCTCTTTCACCATCCATACTTCCCGAACTATTGGATACCGAATAAGCCGTTTCAGCCTTTGAATTTAAAAAAGTAAAATTGGCAACATTATCACGGAGCACAATTCTGCCTGAATCAAACTGGTAGGTATTCACCGTGTTATCCGTTGGAACAAAAAACTCCATATTTCTTTGAGCAAGCAACTCGCCTTCAGAATTATAACTCATCAGGTTTATACCATTTTCCCTTTGGAGGAAAGAAGCTTTTTGGTTGGATGAAGAAAGTGACCAAGCCACCGGATTCGTTACCGTTGTTGATCCCAAAACAAATTGATCATTAGAAATCGTAATGGTACCTCCATTCGCAGAGAATGTATTCGTGGAATATGAGTTTTGATCTGCTGGTGATTCGATATTAATATTTTGTGAAAAAAGAAGAGAGGAACTACAAAAAAAGAGGATCGCCGTAAAAAGAAACTTCATCGATTGAAAGCTTAATGTTGTTATATTCAAATTCACTGAAAGAACGAGAATTTTGTAATGAAATGCACAGATGTTCTACTCTATCATCATTCCGGTTTATAACCGGCCGGATGAAATTTATGAGCTGCTCGAAAGCCTTACCAAACAAACGTACACCCACTTTGAAGTTCTAATTGTTGAAGATGGTTCCCAAAAATCTTCAGAAAAAATAGTTGATGAATTCTCGAATTCATTGAACATCAGGTATTTTTACAAAGAAAACAGTGGCCAGGGATTCTCAAGGAATTTTGGTTTTAAAAGAGCAAAAGGGGATTATTTCGTTGTTTTTGATTCAGACTGTATCATCCCGGAACACTATTTTGAAGTAGTAAATCAGTTTTTGGCAAAAAATCCGGCAGACGCCTGGGGTGGACCAGACAGAGCCCTCTCTTCCTTCACTCCTCTTCAGAAAGCGATCAATTTCAGCATGACCTCCATTCTCACAACAGGCGGGATTCGTGGAAATAAAAAAAATCTTGGAGGATTCCACCCGCGTAGTTTTAATATGGGAATCAGTCGCGAGGTTTTTGAAAAAACAGGTGGGTATAAAATTACCCGAATGGGTGAAGACCTGGAATTGAGTATGCGGATCATCAAAAGCGGATTTAAGTCGGTTTTGATTGAAGACGCGTACGTCTATCATAAACGGCGAACAAACCTCAAGCAATTTTTTTGGCAGCTACACTTTTTTGGCCGTGCAAGAATTAACATTCGGCGATTTTATCCCGAAGAAGTAAAGCTTGTACACCTGTTCCCTACTTTTTTTCTGGTTGGCCTGATAGCATCCATTCTATTTTTAGTTTTCGATGTCTACGTTCTGAAACACCTTTACCTTCTATACCTGATTTATGCATTGATTTTTTTTATGGAATCACTCCTGAAAGGGAAAAGTTTAAAGATTGCTCTTTTATCGGTAGTTGCTGCTTTCACTCAACTTACAGCCTACTCAATCGGATTTCTCTCAGAACTCTGGCGAGATTTCTTTAAATCTTCAAAAAATTAAGCGGATAGAAATTGCAATCAGATTCTAAAACTTTTATCTTGTAATTCTTTTGACATTCTGATTTAAAGATATTCATTCTCACAATTTTTGAATGAATTTCGGGGAGTGGCGCAGGCCGGTAGCGCATTCGCTTTGGGAGCGAAGGGTCGCAGGTTCAAATCCTGTCTCCCCGACAAAACAAATGATGAATTATTGATTTTGAATTATGACGGGTGCGAAGCAGTTTCCATTCAAAATTCAGTAATTCAGCATTGAGAATTAAACGAGCGCCCGTAGCTCAACTGGATAGAGCAGCTGCCTTCTAAGCAGCAGGTTACAGGTTCGAGTCCTGTCGGGCGTACGGAAATTTTTATTGATTTGAATGATATACAAGCATTAATTTGTTTTACTGATCATTCAGAGGCGACATTAACAAAGGCGACATGGCCGAGTGGTTAGGCAGAGGTCTGCAAAACCTCGTACGGCGGTTCGAATCCGCCTGTCGCCTCTTTTTTTTGAATTATTGTTTTGATACCTGCCGCGTTCGTCTAGGGGTTTAGGACGCCGCCCTTTCACGGCGGTAACACGGGTTCAAATCCCGTACGCGGTACTTTACTCGGAGCTTGTAGCTCAGTTGGTTAGAGCGCCAGGTTGTGGCCCTGGAGGCCGTGGGTTCAAATCCCATCAGGCTCCCATCTATTTAGATTTGGGATATGAGACTTGAGATGTGAGACTAAATAATTCTCATGACTCACATCTATTATCTCACAATTGCCGCGTTCGTCTAGGGGTTTAGGACGCCGCCCTTTCACGGCGGTAACACGGGTTCAAATCCCGTACGCGGTACTCAAAATCCCGGATTCATTTTTGGATCCGGGATTTTTTTTGATTCACATCTCATACTATAACAATTCTTAAAACTATTTCCGGATTCTTAAAATCCAGGACTGATTATTACCAAAAAGAATGCTCTTCAATAAAATCCCAACAAGAGAATCATGATAGCTGATCTACCTGTATTTTGATCGCTTTTAGATTCACATCATACAGAAAAGCAGCTAAACCCACGATCAGCCATAAGAGGCTCATCGAGAAAAGAATTATAATTAAATGATCGGGCTTAAAATCTGATCAAGTGTGCTTTGCGGTTATGATTCATCCACATTTTTCAGATTCCTATTCAAATAACCGCTCAAACCCATAATAAGGTTGAAGGGGTATTAGCTCAAAAGTAATCAAACCGTTTTTCACCAGCGGCAGTTTTGACAATTTCTTTGCGGCCTCCTCCACATCCTTTGCTTCGAGAATTAAGACGGCCTCGGGTTTATCATCCCGGAAATACATTTCACGGATAAACCCCTCTTTGTACAGCTCCCATCCTTCTTTGGCTTCGTCTCTCAAGTGGGGCACAAAATCTCTTTTACTTAATCCGGGTTTTTCTACTTCGATGGCTATGATTCGCATGATCTCAGGTTTTCGTCGTTGTGGGTTCTCATCTTGAAACGGAAAATTACGCGAAGAATCGAAGAAATTAAACAGCTACAGCATCCCGATTATACTTATCGCGGTATTCAATGGGCGTAAGGCCGGTAATTCTTCGGAAAAGATCGCGAAATGATTTAGTGTCGGAATAGCCCACATCGTACATCACTTCGTTTACATTTTTTCGTGTTCTCTCAAGGTCTTTTTTCGCAGCTTCCACTTTCACGCGTTGAATGTATTCCGTAACCGTATTGGATGTCGCTTTCTTGAATCGTCGTTCCAGTGTTCTTCGGCTGATAGCAAACAGATCCGCCAAATCATCCACCCGGATGGTTTCCTGGTAGTGATCTTCTATGTATTTCTGAGCCCTGATCACTTTATCATCACCATGATCTTTTTGTCCTTCAAAAATGATAAAGGCAGACTGACTGTCCCTATCAATGTCAATGGAAAATGCTTTGGATGCCACAACGGCGGTTTCTCGTCCCGCATATTTCTCGATCAGGTGCAGAACAAGATTCAGGAAAGCATACGCCCCGCCGCTTGTATAAATTCCGTCTTCTTCGGTCATGATTTTTTCATCAACCACATCCACTTTCGGGAATCGGTCTCTGAAATTATTTGCATGCATCCAGTGTGTTGCGCACTGTTTTCCGTCT
This genomic interval carries:
- the gpmI gene encoding 2,3-bisphosphoglycerate-independent phosphoglycerate mutase; its protein translation is MSKALLVILDGFGIAENPEVSAVDKANKPFFDSLIEKYPHAQLSASGEDVGLPDGQFGNSEVGHLNIGAGRIVWQELSRINKSIREGEFFVNEILTTGFEKAKEKGKIHFMGLFSDGGVHSNNEHLYALLKMAEKYGIDNAYVHAFTDGRDTSPNGGAEYLKQFEQKAEEIGVGTIASIVGRYYAMDRDNRWERTQQAYDLLIHGKGTEVDQASEVFERSYANDITDEFLMPHRIKTSENSRIEKGDVLIFFNIRGDRARQITKALFRFDEIPFETEDLDLHYITFTDYDDTFNSFTHVAFPPNRLKNTIGEYVSKQGLKQLRIAETEKYPHVTYFFNGGVETPNEGEDRILVPSPKVATYDLQPEMSAPEVGDKLVEALKKDYSLAILNFANPDMVGHTGIMEAAVKAIETVDKQLKRVTETAVENGFEVLIIADHGNADCMVQPDGSPHTAHTTVPVPVVLVTDRNVSLKNGILADVSPTLLKIMGLEQPEEMTGTPLF
- a CDS encoding GlxA family transcriptional regulator gives rise to the protein MKHVSILIPRGHTSVVNIGGTHQILNMVNQILAGMQSPPVFDVHLVGLERETRQSHGLFSVAPDCLIDEVNSTDLIIIPAIHDDLEKALERNKEFIPWIVQHYKEGAEVASFCVGAFFLAATGLLDGKQCATHWMHANNFRDRFPKVDVVDEKIMTEEDGIYTSGGAYAFLNLVLHLIEKYAGRETAVVASKAFSIDIDRDSQSAFIIFEGQKDHGDDKVIRAQKYIEDHYQETIRVDDLADLFAISRRTLERRFKKATSNTVTEYIQRVKVEAAKKDLERTRKNVNEVMYDVGYSDTKSFRDLFRRITGLTPIEYRDKYNRDAVAV
- a CDS encoding ATP-dependent Clp protease ATP-binding subunit, with product MEGNFSSKVRDVIQFSREEALRLGHDYIGTEHLILGIVRLGDGVAIRILKNLNCDLFKLKKTIEDTVRGTGGTVTVGNIPLTKQAEKVLRITYLEAKLYKSDTIGTEHLLLSLLRDEENIAAQILQQFSVSYDAVREELDMIISGNTRDTDQSDARTASSSTPPSSSKGSQSSGSSREKKMEKSKTPVLDNFGRDLTQLAEDGKLDPIIGREKEIERVAQVLSRRKKNNPVLIGEPGVGKTAIAEGLASRIVERKVSRVLYDKRVIALDLAALVAGTKYRGQFEERMKAVMSELEKTDNVILFIDELHTIVGAGGASGSLDASNMLKPALARGEVQAIGATTLNEYRQYIEKDGALERRFQKIMVDPTTLDETLEILNQIKGKYEKHHSVQYDDAAIEACVKLTDRYVTDHFLPDKAIDALDEVGARVHLSNITVPDHILSLEEEIEKTSQEKNSMVKKQRFEEAARLRDSEKRLIEELEQAQKEWEKESEHIVYDVTEEDVASVVAMMSGVPVNKISQKEGQKLLKMREELGKNIVGQDEAIVKLTKAIQRTRAGLKDPARPIGSFIFLGPTGVGKTEMAKVLAKYLFDKDEALIRIDMSEYMEKFSVSRLVGAPPGYVGYEEGGILTEKVRRKPYSVVLLDEIEKAHPDVFNILLQVLDDGILTDSLGRKVDFRNTIIIMTSNIGARDIRNMGQGIGFSAGDSAFDYAQMKSTIQDALKKVFNPEFLNRIDDVLTFKPLEKEDIFKIIDILSDELFVRIRNLGYELELTKGAKDFISDKGFDQKFGARPLKRAIQKYVEDPLAEELLGVDHPAGSVIKIKMNKSRDGLEFDWTEPETSEPSSSASNSDEDNSPSEESEQEAKA
- a CDS encoding glycosyltransferase — protein: MFYSIIIPVYNRPDEIYELLESLTKQTYTHFEVLIVEDGSQKSSEKIVDEFSNSLNIRYFYKENSGQGFSRNFGFKRAKGDYFVVFDSDCIIPEHYFEVVNQFLAKNPADAWGGPDRALSSFTPLQKAINFSMTSILTTGGIRGNKKNLGGFHPRSFNMGISREVFEKTGGYKITRMGEDLELSMRIIKSGFKSVLIEDAYVYHKRRTNLKQFFWQLHFFGRARINIRRFYPEEVKLVHLFPTFFLVGLIASILFLVFDVYVLKHLYLLYLIYALIFFMESLLKGKSLKIALLSVVAAFTQLTAYSIGFLSELWRDFFKSSKN